The window ATGGCGTCTTGCGAGGCATTTTCCGTGGAGGGCAACCGATCGAGGAATTTGCAGCCGTCCCCGGCAGGGACAATCAGTTCCTCTTTTAACGCCGGATAAATATTTTCCGCAACGGCCGCGGCTGGAACGCCGCTGACGACCGATAGGTCTTGCAAGGTAAATTGGGCGCCCACACACGCGGACAGTTTGAGCATATCTTGCGTTTGCGGGGAAAGTTTCCTTATTTTTCCCGCCATCAATTCGACCACGTTGCCTGATATTTCTACCAGCCCGATCCTGTGAATGTCCCATGCCCAGCGGCCTTTGTCATAGTCGTAATGCAACAGTTGGCTGTCATGCAGGTTTTTCAAAAGCTGACTGACAAAAAACGGTGTCCCTCCGGATTTCTTGTGGATCAGGCTGGCCAGCGGCTCTGCTTCGGCCACATCGCAATTGAGCGTGTCTGCGGTCATCTGGCACACCGTTTCAGCGGATAGATCCTCAAGCGCGATGGAATCTATCTCGACACCTTCGTTTTTCAGCCGGCCGATGGCGAGCATCAGGGGATGGGCCGCCTCCACTTCGTTTTCCCGGTATGCCCCCACGATCATAAGATTGGCGCACGAACGGTCTGATGCCAGAAGTTCGATCAGGTTCAGGGAGGGGCTGTCGGCCCACTGGAGGTCATCGAGAAAAAGGACAAGAGGGTGGTCCGCCCCGGCGAAGACGCGGACAAAATTCCTGAAATAATAATTGAACCTGTTCTTCGATTCCCGCGGGTGCAACGCGGGAACCTCCGGCTGCGCGCCAATGATGTGGCGCAGCTCCGGGATGACGTCTATTAGCACCTGCCCGTTGCCATCGGCGGCTGCCAGTATCCGCTCGCGCCATATCGCTATACTCTCATCGCTTTGCGTGAGTATCTGCCTGAGAATGTCCCCGAACGCCCGGATAAAAGAGAAATAAGGAATATTCCGCCGGTACTGATCGAACTTGCCCGTGGCGAAGTATCCGCGCCTGCCGGCTATGGGTTTGTGGATTTCATTGACCATGGTGGATTTCCCGGCCCCGGACCGTCCGGTCACCAATGCCACAGCGCGCCTTCCTCCACATGCCCGATCAAAAAAGCTGTTCAACACTTCAAGCTCTTTTTCACGGCCATAAAGCTTTGATGGAATAATAAATCTGTCCGGCGCGTCGTTTCTCCCCGGGACAAAATCTTCAGGGACTCCGCCGTTGCCCAGCCCGGCGATGATAATATCCAGGTCCTTGACCACGCCGATCGCGCTTTGATAGCGGTTTTCCGCGTTTTTCTCCATTAATTTTTTAACGACCAATGATACCGCCAATGGTATGGTTTTGTCCCGTTCATGCAGGGCGACGGGCATGACGGCCATGTGCATATGGATCATCTCCATCAGGTCGCCGGTCCGGAAAGGCTGTTCCCCAAAAAGCAATTCATAGATTGTCACGCCCAACGAGTAATAATCGCTCCTGTAATCAACCGGGCGGTTCATCCTGCCGGTCCTTTCGGGAGAAATGTAGGCAAGGGTCCCCTCAATATTGTCAGGGCTTTTCAACTGCTGGCTTCTATGCTTGAAAACGGAAGCGATTTCAAAATCAATGACCTTGATCTCGCCGGTTTTTCTGTTGATAAGTATATTCGCGGGATTGAAGTCGTTATGCATAATGCCCTGGCGGTGTATCTCATCCAGGGCCAGGGTGATTCCCCTGGCTATCTTCAGCTTTTCGTCCAGGCCCATCGAAAGGGTGGAAATTGATTTTAACGACTCTCCGCCGAAGTCGCCCATTATAATCGCCAGTGTGTTGCCAAGCTTTTCCAGGGAATATATTTTTACGGCCCCGGCGGAGCCCAGGTTTGTTGCAAGTTCATATTGGCGCCTGAAGTTCGCCAATTCCTTTGATGTTGGGAACTCTGCGGTCAGGACCTTGGCGATTATCGGGGATTGATCTGATTCCCGGCTTCCCCGGAAGACGGCGGTGGCCTGGTTCTGGAATATTTTTTCGCCGATTGAGTAGCCTTTTAAACCAATCATGATCGCTGGTTCAGGCGCAAGAATGGGCGACGTCAATCATAACTTTCATCCTTCAATCCTAATATTTGGCCGGCTGCCCACAGAAAAATGTTATGCGAGCAGGCAATCGAAGTCAAGATAAGACATCCTGGATGCTCATTCCATCTATATCGGCTTTAAAGATAGCAAGATTATTATTACCTATTTGAAGATGGCCGTTACGTGAAATACATCCAGCGCAGCTTGTCCACTCTTCGGT of the Nitrospinota bacterium genome contains:
- a CDS encoding serine/threonine-protein kinase PknK codes for the protein MIGLKGYSIGEKIFQNQATAVFRGSRESDQSPIIAKVLTAEFPTSKELANFRRQYELATNLGSAGAVKIYSLEKLGNTLAIIMGDFGGESLKSISTLSMGLDEKLKIARGITLALDEIHRQGIMHNDFNPANILINRKTGEIKVIDFEIASVFKHRSQQLKSPDNIEGTLAYISPERTGRMNRPVDYRSDYYSLGVTIYELLFGEQPFRTGDLMEMIHMHMAVMPVALHERDKTIPLAVSLVVKKLMEKNAENRYQSAIGVVKDLDIIIAGLGNGGVPEDFVPGRNDAPDRFIIPSKLYGREKELEVLNSFFDRACGGRRAVALVTGRSGAGKSTMVNEIHKPIAGRRGYFATGKFDQYRRNIPYFSFIRAFGDILRQILTQSDESIAIWRERILAAADGNGQVLIDVIPELRHIIGAQPEVPALHPRESKNRFNYYFRNFVRVFAGADHPLVLFLDDLQWADSPSLNLIELLASDRSCANLMIVGAYRENEVEAAHPLMLAIGRLKNEGVEIDSIALEDLSAETVCQMTADTLNCDVAEAEPLASLIHKKSGGTPFFVSQLLKNLHDSQLLHYDYDKGRWAWDIHRIGLVEISGNVVELMAGKIRKLSPQTQDMLKLSACVGAQFTLQDLSVVSGVPAAAVAENIYPALKEELIVPAGDGCKFLDRLPSTENASQDAIDPQAVFGFLHDRIQQAAYGLLSEDEKKRIHLKAGEMFLANTPDNQLDDKIFVIVSHFNQAAGLIGEAALRVRLAGLNLSAAVKAKGSAAFQPALEHIKTGQEFLAGLEEGNRDLSFKLLVERAECEYLAGDAGKAEELYHKALKYASSQKEKAEVYEAMVHFYSNTGDFKGAYDIGRQALKMMGISLQGKFVPPLFLADLVRLKWKMRGKKAEDLINLPLCEDEGKSTAMRLIGALLKASYQIRPELCIANAVKAVNLSLDYGTIDDNAVAYVVFGGIFIGGVTGNHKAGYEFGRLALALNSRFINRLIII